A window of the Gossypium arboreum isolate Shixiya-1 chromosome 2, ASM2569848v2, whole genome shotgun sequence genome harbors these coding sequences:
- the LOC108467297 gene encoding uncharacterized protein LOC108467297, with protein MAVSFPGFPWWFWGNSGNKEKQLVSNGSSLNSSDWGLGLREHETVKFPTKIASTKGKPNWQGNEERRVVDKEYDLVMVPSDGVHLSGYESDGPEWSIGWEEPHGPGFHGEDDDDGFAVLVPCYRPGCKELVESPNNQLLSAIKNLPTGFSSEGSNSVQQWLSSFPNY; from the exons ATGGCAGTTTCCTTCCCTGGTTTTCCATGGTGGTTTTGGGGTAATAGTGGAAATAAGGAGAAACAGCTTGTTTCAAATGGATCTTCCTTAAATTCTTCTGATTGGGGTTTAGGTTTACGAGAGCATGAAACTGTTAAATTCCCAACAAAAATAGCCTCAACTAAAGGAAAACCAAATTGGCAAGGTAATGAAGAAAGGAGAGTGGTTGATAAAGAATATGACCTTGTGATGGTTCCATCAGATGGTGTGCATTTATCTGGATATGAATCAGATGGTCCAGAATGGTCCATTGGGTGGGAAGAACCACATGGTCCTGGTTTTCATggtgaagatgatgatgatgggTTTGCTGTGTTGGTTCCATGTTATAGACCTGGTTGCAAAGAACTTGTTGAAAGCCCTAATAACCAGCTCTTGAGTGCCATCAAGAACCTCCCAACTGGGTTCTCTTCTG AGGGAAGCAACTCGGTGCAGCAATGGTTATCTTCCTTCCCGAACTACTGA